In Gemella massiliensis, a single window of DNA contains:
- a CDS encoding CdaR family protein produces the protein MRLKENNQLKLISFLIAVLLFISVNENFKNISVIGNNDNIAAAWITDVPLEADYDRDKLYVVGIPNTVSVKLSGPPSKVQKESIAKNFKVKLNLKNAQIGDDQKVKLEVEGLEKGLEATVEPSSITISIREKVTREFKVTPIVKKERLLLGFEIDKLSLNNDTVKISGDIDSINRIKEVRAESATKTKINKNTREEAKIVAYDSDYNKIEDIQIETESTVMTIDLKKIEKEVPLLVNKVGELSSDYELVSITPDSTKVTVRAETQEELDKISAMYVDVDLSDVKEETEERSNLKIYPKEDVKTATDTPIVKVTIKVRRK, from the coding sequence GTGAGACTAAAAGAAAATAACCAATTAAAATTAATATCATTTTTGATAGCGGTACTACTTTTTATTTCGGTAAATGAAAATTTCAAAAATATTTCCGTTATCGGAAATAATGACAACATAGCGGCTGCTTGGATAACAGATGTACCGTTGGAAGCTGATTATGATAGGGATAAACTTTATGTAGTAGGAATACCGAATACGGTGTCTGTAAAATTAAGCGGGCCTCCATCAAAAGTACAAAAAGAAAGTATTGCTAAAAATTTCAAGGTGAAACTTAATTTAAAAAATGCCCAAATCGGCGATGATCAGAAAGTTAAGTTGGAAGTGGAAGGATTGGAAAAAGGGCTGGAGGCTACCGTTGAGCCTAGCAGTATTACTATTTCCATTCGAGAAAAAGTAACACGTGAATTTAAAGTCACTCCGATAGTTAAAAAAGAAAGGTTATTGCTCGGTTTTGAAATTGATAAACTAAGTTTAAATAATGATACGGTAAAAATTTCCGGAGATATAGACAGTATTAATAGAATTAAAGAAGTACGGGCAGAAAGTGCTACAAAAACTAAAATTAACAAAAATACACGAGAAGAGGCTAAAATTGTCGCTTATGACAGTGATTACAACAAGATAGAAGATATTCAAATAGAAACGGAATCAACTGTAATGACAATTGATCTTAAAAAAATAGAAAAAGAAGTACCGTTACTTGTTAATAAAGTGGGGGAACTTTCTTCAGATTACGAATTGGTATCCATAACACCGGATTCAACAAAGGTAACCGTAAGAGCGGAAACACAAGAAGAGCTTGATAAAATATCAGCGATGTATGTTGATGTTGATTTGAGTGATGTTAAAGAGGAAACCGAAGAACGTAGTAATTTAAAAATTTATCCGAAAGAAGATGTAAAAACCGCTACTGATACTCCAATAGTAAAAGTAACAATTAAGGTAAGGAGAAAATAG